The genomic stretch AGCGGGGGAAACAACTACCCCGAAGGCACAGCATTGTTTCCATCCCTTGCACAGCCCACCAAAGGTTAGGACGGCATAGCCCAAAGTATGGGCGGTTTTTCTTTGGATGAGGAGAATTTGGGGCCGCTGAGCGGGAATGTCGCCCGGGGAGAGAGATTCCCGGTTGGAGGGACCTTCCGCTTCAGCGGCCCAAATTGTGTCCGGGTCAGGACCTGTGCCGTAACCCGTGCCCAATCTTTGCCATTATCTTGCCCCGATTAAAAGGCCCGATATAGAAACAATAAATCCTGAATGGTAAACAAAGCCTAAAATTTTCGAAAAAATTGTCTCTATTTCCAGTCAGGGCTGCGTTTTTCGATAAAGGCCTGCATGCCCTCAACGGTGTCGGGCTGCATCAGGTTGGTGACAATGACCTCGCTGGTATAGGCATAGGCCTCCTCAATGGGCATCTCTAGCTGCTGGTAATAGGCTTCTTTGCCCACCTTGACGGCGGCACCAAGTTTGGATGCGATCTTATCCGCCAGGGCGCGGGTCTCTGCCTCCAGCTGCGCGGTGGGGACTGCGCGGTTGATCAGCCCCAGCTCAGCGGCGCGGGGGGCGGACATGAACTCGCCAGTGGTGAGCAGTTCAAAGGCGTGTTTGCGGGGGATGTTGCGGGAGAGGGCCACCATGGGCGTTGAGCAGAACAAGCCGATGTTGACGCCATTGACGCCAAAGCGGCAGTCATCACTGGCTATCGCGAGATCGCAAGAGGCAACCAGCTGACAGCCCGCAGCGGTGGCAATGCCATGGACCTGTGCAATGACCGGCTGCGGCAGCTGTTGCAGCCCCAACATGACCGAGGTGCAGCGGGCAAAAAGCCCCTCAAAATAAGACTGTCCCTTATCCGCTGCCGCGCGCCCTGCGGTCATCTGGCGAATGTCGTGGCCAGCACAAAAGGCTTTGCCAATGCCCGACAGAATCACCGCCTTGATGCTGGTATCGTCTTTCAGAACATCAATCTGCGCCTGCAGCGCCTGCAACATCTCGTCCGAGAGGGCATTCAGCCGCTCGGGTGCATTCATTTGTAGATGAGCCACCGCGTTTTTGTCGTGACGTTCCAGAATTGCCATCTTGCTCTCCTCCTAGGTTCCGGGTGAACACTAGGGCGCAATGAGGGAGAGGAAAAGCATGGGTTTGGCATTCGATGTCGCAGGGCTTGACGCCTATATGGATGAAATTTTTCCGCAAGTGGCCGATGATTTTGCCGTTGATGCGCTGTCGATGGAGGGCATTACCATGCGCTTGAAGGTGGCAGAGCGCCATCTGCGCCCTGGCGGTACGGTTTCTGGACCGTCGATGTTTGCCCTAGCCGATGTCACGGTCTATGCGCTGGTGCTGTCGCGTCTGGGCGCCAAGGCGCTGGCAGTGACCACCAATTGCTCACTTGATTTTATGCGTAAACCAGAAGCCGGCCGCGACATCATCGCCAAAGGTCAGTTGCTGAAACTGGGCCGCAGCCTGGCAGTCGGGGATGTGCATATGTTCTCTGAGGGGTCAGATAAGCTGGTGGCGCGCTCCACCATGACCTATTCGATCCCGCCAGAGCGCTGAAGCCAGAGAGCAGTGCGCGGGCTTTTAGATGCTTGCTGTTACAGGGGCGCTGTTGCTAAGGGCTGGCCGACCTTGACCAGGGTTTCCAGACCTTTGGCGCTGTTTTCTACCAGATCTGGGCTAAAGGTGACCTGACCGGGCTGAAAGACCACCACAACGGTAGAGCCGCCAAACTTGAAATAGCCCTTTTCTTGCATCTTGCGCACGGCGCCAGAGGAGGTGGTGTTGATGATCGAGCCGACCCCAAAGGCGCCAATTTCGCTAAAGCAATAGGTGCCGATCTTATCGTTTTTGATCAAAGTGTTGCAGCGCTTGTTTTCACCAAAAACATCCGGCCCGGCCCCCAGGGCAATGGGGTTAACCGAATGCAGCGCGCCGGCAAGCTCTTGGGTGGTTTCAATCTGGCCAGAGGCTGGGAAATGATAGCGGTGGTAATCCGCCGGACAAAGACGCACGATGGCTAGCGCCCCGCCCAGAAATGGCTCTGACAGGCCGGGCAGCATGGATGTGATCGACATCGGGTGGCCTTTGACCGGGACAAAGACATCTTTGTCCAGCTTAGGAAAAACCAGAACCCGACCATCGGCTGGGGCAACAATCTCGCTAGGGTCATCTGAATAGGGGCGCGCCTCAGGCCGAAGGTGGCGGGCAAAAAAGTCATTAAAGGAAGTGTAGTCGTCGGCAGGTCTGACGGCCTCTGCCATGTCGATGGACAGCTCATCAATCACCGCGTTGATCTTGCCGCGCGACAGGGGGCTGTCATACCACAGTCCAAACATCCGGCTGATCAGGGAGGAGCGAAACAACAGCCGCTCTATCAGGCTGGAACCGGCATCCTGATAAGCCCAGCGGATCCATTTTTCGCCCAGGATGACTTCGTCAAATACCCTGCCATTGTCCCGGTCGACCACTTGAATTGGGGTGTTCTGCATGTGATCAGCCTTGCGTTACTTCCGTCGGTGCGGCCTAGCAGAACCAGGCGGAGGGGCCAAGGGGCAGAGCGGAGCGGCTGCAGAAAGCAGGAGAGGCGGATTGAGTATAGTTTTTAACAATAATAATCATTCCCGTTATCTGTTTGTCCAATGGGGCAAGCTGTGCAAGCCTCTCCTGACAGATGCCAAGGGGCAAGGCACGCGCAGCGGACCCCCTAGAGAGCAATCGGGAACCGACATAGGAGAGACCCATGACATCGCGTAGAACGCTTTTGAAAACCACATTGGCCGCAGGTTTAGCCCTGGCCACCAGCCTCACCACTGCCAGCTTTGCAATGGCAGAAGAGCTTGGAAAAATTAAGGAAGCGGGCGTCATCCGCATCGCAATGAGCGGCGCTTACCCTCCCTTCAACTTTGTCAATGACAGCAACGAGGTTGTTGGCTTTGACCCGGCTGTTGGGGCTGAGATCGCCAAACGGATGGGCGTTGAAGTTGAAATCGTCACCACTGCTTGGGATGGCATCATCGGCGGTTTGCTGGCCAATAAATATGACGCGATTGTTGGCTCCATGTCGATCACCGAAGAACGCCAGCAGGTGGTTGATTTTGTAGGCCCTTACTACACTACCAAACGCGCGATTTTTGCCAAACCCGGCGGCATCAGCTCGGCTGCGGAACTGAGCGAGGCCAAAGTTGGCCTGACCCTGGGCGAAACCCATGAGGCCTGGGCCCGTGAAATGGGCTATGACGTGCGCACTTACAAGGGGCTGCCCGAGCTGCTGCTGGAGCTTGAACATGGCCGCGTTGATGTCATCGTCAATGACTCGATCGCCGCTATTCTGGCGATGAAAGAGACCGGTCAGGACTATGTTATGATTACCGATTTCGAGACCGAAGAATTCGGCGCCGGTATCGCCATCCGCAAGGGCAGCCCAGAGCTGGCGGCTGCCATGCAAGGCGCGCTGGACGCGATGATGGAAGATGGCACCTATCTTGAGATTGCTAACAAATGGGTTGGCGGCGACATTCGCTAAACCAGCTAAGATGCGGCCCCGTTCAGGTTTCTATTAGAGCAATGAATGGGGCCGTTTTAGATGCCGTTGCCTTTCCCTGGAGAGGTCGGCACAGAAAAGCGCGGCTCAAGGAGACAGACGCCAGTGGATTATGCCTTGATGCAACGGGTCTTTCCCTTCTTTCTGGATGCGGCCTGGATAACCATATTGCTGTCGGTGTTGACAGCTCTGTTGGGGGTGACCTGCGCCATACTCGGCACTGCCGCCCGACTGTCGCGGTTCCCGCTGTTGCGGTTTCTGGGCGCCGCCTATGTTAGCCTGTTTCGCGGCACTCCGGCGCTGATCCAGCTGTTTATCCTATATTTTGGCGGCCCGCAGATCGGTATCCAGCTGGATGCATTTGAGGCGGGTGTCATTGGCCTCGGCGTCAATGTCGGCGCCTATATGACCGAAACCATGCGCGGTGCCATTATCTCGGTTGACAAAGGGCAGGGCGAGGCCGCCCGAACCCTCGGCATGAGCAAGTGGCAAGCGATGCGCAATGTGGTCCTGCCGCAAGCCATGCGCCTGATGATCCGGCCGCTGGGGGTGAACCTCAACACGCTGATCAAAAGCACCGCGCTGGTCGCCGCCATTTCAGTGGTCGAGCTGACCTATACAGCGCAGCGCTATATTGGCTCTACCTACAAACCCTTCGAGATGTTCCTGATTGCAGGCCTTTTGTACATGATCATCATTTATGTTGTCGGGCTGGCCGTGACCTGGGCCGACCGCAAAGCTCGCCTGAATTGATCGGGGAAAGGATACCGCATGGGACTCGATTTTAGCGTCATTCCAAAATACCTCGATATCGTCCTGCTGGGGGCGCTCTGGACCATTGCCATTACCGTTGGCGCTGCAGTTGTCAGCTTTTTCGGGGGCATTCTGCTTGCGGTCATTGCGCTCTATGCCCCTGCCGTGGTGCGTTGGCCCTTTCGGGTTTTCTCCTTCCTGTTTCTGGGCACGCCGCTGTTGCTGCAGCTGTTCCTGATCTACTTTGGTCTGGTGCAGATCGGTGTGGATGTGCCTGCATTTGTGGCTGGGGTGATCGGTCTGGGGCTGCACTTTGCCGTCTATAACTCAGAACTGTTTCAGGCCAGTATTCTGGCCGTTGACAAGGGCCAGATCGAAGCCGCCAGGACCTTGGGCCTGTCGCGGATGCAGGCCCTGCGCAAAGTGGTGGTGCCACAGGCCGTGCGCGATGTGATCCCGCCGATTGGCAACAACATGATCGCACTTCTGAAGGATTCAGCCCTGGTCTCGGTGATTGGTGTTTCTGAACTGACCCTGTCCGCCCAACGCGCCATTGGCAGCACATACCGGCCCTTTGAATTCTACGTTCTGGTGGCGGCAATCTACTACATTATCAACCTCGGCATGGAGGCCGTCTTGCGCCGCGTTGAACGCCGCATTCAGGCCTCGAAATGAACCGGCAGGAGAAAGACATGAGCGAGCAGAAACCTTTCATCGACATTCGTCACGCCAAAAAAAGCTTTGGCACATTGGAAGTGCTGAAAGACATCAACCTGCAGGTAGACCGGGGGCAGATCGTTGCCATCATTGGCCCCTCAGGCTCTGGCAAAAGCACCCTGCTGAGGGCGATCAATGACCTGGACCCCCTGACCGGCGGGGAGATCTGGCTGGAGGACAAGCAGATCAATATGGATCTGCCCCATGGTCAGTACGAACGCCATATCAATAAGGTGCGCCAGGAAATCGGCATGGTTTTCCAGCACTTCAACCTGTTTCCGCACCTGAAGGTGCGCGAAAATGTGACCCTGGCGCCGAAGATGCTCAAAGGTCTGTCCGACGCTGAGGCCAACGCCCTGGCCGAGGAGCAGCTGACCAAGGTGGGCATGATTGAACGTATCGACTATTACCCCTCGCAGCTGTCAGGCGGCCAGAAACAGCGGGTGGCCATTGCCCGTGCCCTGGCGATGAAGCCCAAGGTCATGCTGTTTGACGAGGCCACATCGGCCTTGGACCCTGAGCTGGTGGAAGAGGTGAACCTGGTGATGAAGCAGCTCGCAGAGGAGCACATGACCATGATCATTGTCACCCATGAAATGGGCTTTGCCGAAAGCGTGTGTGATCGCGTTTTGTTTATGGATCAAGGCGTTGTGGTTGAAGAAGGTCCGCCAGAGGTGATTTTCCGCAACCCCAAGAGCGAGCGGACCCAGAACTTCCTGCGCAAGCATCTGGCAGGGCAGCACGCCTAGCGATAGCTGCGCTGCTCTATCGGAGTCTCGTCGATTGCCGCGATCAGCCGGTCGAGCAGGATTTGCTCTGCCCGGTTCTTGGTCGCTCCTTCGCTCCAGACCAGATAGACGTCGATCGGCGGCAGATCCTCATAGGGGGGCACCTGCCACAGCTGCCCGTCCTGCACGTCGCGTTCGGCCACATGGATCGGCAAGGGGCCTACACCCAGCCCAGATACGATCATGCGCCGTACCTCCTCCAGGTGGCTTGAAACGCCGGTGATTTTCTGGCCCAGGGCGGCCTGGGCCCGCATCACGGTGATGGGTTTCAAGACATCCTGCAACCGATCGGTTTCAAAACTGACCGAGGAATGGCCTTCCAAATCTGCCGACGTGAGATCCTTGCGGCCAAAAAGCGGATGCGGCGGGCCGCAGAACAGGCCAAAATATTCGCGGAACATGCGCCTGTATTCCAGATTAGGGTTGTGGTCCCCCACCAGACAGATGGCAAAAGAGGCGCGTTTTGCGGCGACCTCTGCGATGGCTTTGGAACTGGACAGAACCTCGATTTTTAGGCTGGCCTTTGGGTGGTCGCGATGAAACCCGGTGAGGGCCTGATTGATCAAAGGGCTCACCACATGACTGGCCACGGCAATGCGCACATGGCCACGGACATCATCGGTCATTTCGCGCATCAGGGTCGATAACCGCAGCACCGATCCATTGATTTCCACCGCCTCACGGTACAGTAAACGTCCCGCTTCGGTGAGGGCATAATAGCCAGGAGAGCGGTTGATCAACTTGCGCCCAACCCGGTCTTCTAACCGTTTTAAGGCAGTGGAAACAGATGGTTGCTTGAGGCGCAATTGGCTCGCTGCATCGGTGACCGAGTGGCTTTCCGCCAGGACCACAAAGGTGCGCAACAGGTTCCAGTCCAGCTCGCGGGCGATCCGTTCCGGTTCGTAGTGAGGGTCGTCTTGCCGCATAGCTCTTCTCTATATCAAGAATTCCAATTATCTATTTGATCTATACTAGTGGCTCTCGCATGGTTCTATCAAGCCCGCTTTGCGGCCATCGGCATCTTCGGCGCAGTCCTGTTGCGCCATGGCGTTTGGGTTCAGCAACAAGGCGGTAGGGAGTTGGAAAGCAAAGAATGAGCAATCTATTTTATCAGGCGCAGGGGCGCAGGCCGGTTCTGGAACAGGCGCGCGGCGTTTACATGTGGGACAAGGATGGCAAGCGCTATCTGGATGGCTCGTCTGGGGCGATGGTTTGCAATATCGGCCACTCCAACCCGGAGGTGCTGACCGCGATGCGCCGCCAGATGGAAAAATCCACCTTTGGCTATCGGCTGCATTTTGAAACAGAGGCCTCCGAGCGTTTGGCGCAGAAGCTGGCCGGGCTGATGCCGGGGGATCTGAACCGGGTGTTCTTTGTGTCCGGCGGCTCTGAAGCGGTGGAAAGCGCCACCAAGCTGGCCCGGCAATATGCCCTGGCCAGTGAACAGGGCAGCCGCTGGAAGGTCATCTCGCGCGCACCCAGCTATCATGGCTGCACATTGGGGGCTTTGGCCCTGACCGGCTATACCCCGCTGACCGCGCCCTTTGCGCCGATGATGCAGGACATGCCCAAAATCCCCGCGCCCCGTGCCTATCTGGACGGGCTGGACGCCGAGGATCCCGCCACCGGCCACTACTATGCCGATATGCTGGAGGCAAAGATCCTCGCAGAGGGTCCCGAAAGCGTGCTTGCCTTTATCGTTGAGCCTGTTGGTGGGGCCTCCACCGGTGCGCTGGTGCCACCAAATGGCTATATGGAGCGGATCCGCGAGATCTGCACCCGCTATGGCGTGCTTTTGATCATGGATGAAGTGATGACCGGTGCTGGACGCACTGGCAGCTTTCTGGGCTCGGATCATTGGCAGGCGCAGCCGGATATTGTGGTGATGTCCAAAGGTCTGGGCGCGGGTTACATGCCCCTGGGCGCGGTGATCGCCGATGAGCGCCTGGTAGCGCCGATCCTGGCGCAGGGCGGTTTTGCCCATGGCTTTACCTATGCCGGCAACCCTCTGGCCTGCGCCGCCGGACTGGCGGTGGTAAATACCCTGGAAATGAATGGATTGTGCGACAATGCTGCCAAAATGGGAGAGACCCTTTTGGCGCGGCTCAACGGATTGATGCAAAAGCATGAATTGATCGGGGATGTGCGCGGCAAGGGGCTGCTTACGGCCTTTGAATTCATGGCTGACCGGGACAGCAAGGCGCCGCTTCCGGCGCGGTTGAATGCCCATCAGCGCTTTGTCGATCTGGCCTATGCAAAGGGTCTGATTATCTATTCGCGGCGCACGCGTGACGGCACCGAGGGGGATCACATTCTGGTTTGCCCGCCGCTGATCGTGAACGCAGAGCATATCGACGAGATCATCGAGGGCCTTGATGCCAGCCTGGTGCAGTTCAGCCAAGACATCCATGCCGAACTAAAGGCAGGCTGACCCATGAGCAAAATATTGATTACCTGCGCCGTCACCGGCTCTATCCACACTCCGTCAATGTCGCCCTATCTGCCCGTGACCCCTGCGGAAATTTCCGATCAGGCCCAGGGCGCCGCCGAGGCAGGCGCGGCAATCCTGCATCTGCACGCGCGGAACCCGCAGACCGGCCAGCCCTCGGCTCGCGCAGAGGATTTTATGAGCTTCCTGCCGCAGTTGAAACAGTCCTGCGATGCGGTGTTGAACCTTTCAACCGGCGGCAGCGCGGTGATGACCCTGGATGACCGCCTGGCCGCCCCCAAACGGGTCGAACCAGAGATGTGCAGCCTCAATATGGGCAGCATGAACTTTGCGCTTTACCCGGCGGCGGCGCGGATTTCCGACTGGAAACACGATTGGGAACAGCCCTTTCTGGAGAACTCGGATGATCTGGTGTTCAAAAACACCCCGCGCGACATTGCCCGTATCCTGACCGAGCTGGGGGTCGAGCGCGGCGCCCGGTTTGAATTTGAATGCTACGACGTCGGGCATCTCTATATGCTCAAACATTTTGTCGATCGTGGTTTGGTGCAGAAACCCCTGTTCATTCAGTTTGTCTTTGGGGTTTTGGGCGGCATGGGGACGGACCCGGAAAACCTGATGCATATGAAGGTGATCGCCGACAAGCTGTTTGGCGATGATTACATGTTCTCGGTGCTGGCAGCGGGGCGTCAACAGATGCCGCTGATCACCATGGCGGCCGCCATGGGCGGGCATGTGCGGGTCGGGCTGGAAGACAGTCTGATGATCTCGCGCGGGGTTCTGGCCAAGGACAACGCAGAACAGGTGCGCAAAATTCGCCGCATCGTCGAAGACCTTGGCCGTGAGGTGGCAAGCCCTGATGAGGCCCGCGACATGCTGGGGCTCAAAGGTGCTGACCGCACCGCGATCTAAAGTGACACAAAAAGGCAGGACAGGCAGATGAAAGCGATCTTTGACGCACGCCAATGGCACCACGACCCCAAGCATTTTATGGCCAACGGTAAGGCGCAGCCAAACCCGGAGCAGCCCAAACGCATTGAGGTTCTGCAAAACGGCGCTTTGGCGGCGGGCTGCACATTTTCAGAGCCACAGGACGCGGGTCTTGGCCCGATCGCTGCGGTGCATACGGCCGAATATCTGACCTTTCTCAAGAATATCTATCGCCGTTGGCAATATATCAAAGACGCAGGCGAAGAGGTGATCCCCAATATTCATCCCGCCAACCGCAGCGACAGCTACCCCAAATCGGCCACCGGCCAGTCGGGCTACCATCAGGCAGATACCGCCTGTCCAATCGCCGAAGGCACCTGGGAAGCCTCCTACTGGTCGGCGCAGTCGGCGATTTCAGGCGCTGATTACCTGCGTGAGGGCGGCCAGTCCGCCTATGTACTGGCGCGTCCCCCTGGGCATCACGCCTTTGCCGATATGGCCGGGGGCTTTTGTTTTCTGAACAACTCCGGCATTGCCGCCCAACGGCTGGCCGCAGCCGGGCTACGTCCGGCGATTGTTGATGTGGATGTGCATCACGGCAATGGCACCCAAGGCATATTCTACAATCGCGACGATGTGTTGACCGTCTCCCTTCATGCCGACCCCGAGCGGTTTTACCCGTTTTTCTGGGGCCACGCCCAGGAGCGCGGTGAAGGCGCAGGGTTGGGCTATAACCTGAACCTGCCCCTGGCGCGCGGCACCGATGACGCGGGCTTTCTCAAGGCGCTTGATGTGGCGCTGGAACGGGTGACCCTGTTTGGTGCCGACGTTGTCGTCGTGGCCCTGGGGCTTGATGCTTCGATTGATGATCCGTTTCAGGGGCTTGCGGTGACCAAAGAAGGGTTCTCTCGTATTGGTGCGGCCTTTGCAAAGCTGGGCCTGCCGGTGCTGTTTGTCCAGGAGGGCGGATACCTGAGCGACAGTCTGGGGGAAAACCTGACCCGCTGCCTGACAGGCTATCAAACCGCCACCTGACGAAAACGCCCCCCCACACGGGGGGGCGAAAAGGAAAGAAGCCGATATGACAGCCGTACTCACCAACACCCAGTTGGCCTATCTGCAATCCCTGCGCCAGACGCTGCACCAAAGCCCCGAGATCTCGGGCGAGGAGGTGGAAACCGCGGCGCGTATCACCCAGGAGCTGACGCGCGCCGGGGCGGACCGGGTCTGGACCGGGCTTGGCGGTCATGGCGTTGCGGCTGAATTTTGCGGGCAGCAGGACGGGCCGACAGTCCTGATCCGCTGCGAGCTGGACGCTTTGCCGATCCCTGAAATCTCGCAGGCCCCCTATCGCTCGCAGATCGAGGGCAAGGGGCATCTGTGCGGCCACGACGGCCACATGGTGATGGTGCTGGGGGTGGCGCTGGCGCTAAAAACACGTCCTGCCACGGGCCGGGTGATCCTGTTATTCCAACCCGCAGAAGAAACCGGCGCCGGGGCTGCCGCGGTGATCAATGATCCGCGCTGGCCTGAGTTGCGACCTGACTTTGCCTTTGCTTATCATAATGTTCCGGGTCGTCCTTTGGGTGAGATTGGTCTGTGTCCAGGGGTAAGTAACTGTGCCTCCCGTGGGATGAAGATCCGCTTTGGCGGCAAAACCTCCCATGCGGCAGCGCCCGAAGACGGGGTCTCGCCCGCAGGGGTGATCGCAGATCTGATGCAGAGCCTGCCAGTGCTGGGCCCGGGTGGCGATATGGGGGCTGACTTTGCCCTTGCCACCTTGACCCATGCGCAGCTTGGCGAGGCCAGTTTTGGCATCGCGCCGGGGGCCGGAGAGCTGCGCATGACCCTGCGCAGCCAGACCGATGCGCGCATGGACCGTCTGGTCCAGGAAGCTGAGGCGCAGCTGGCGCGCGCCCTGGCAAAGGCTGCGCAGCAGGTCGGGGGGCGGGCCGAACATGTGTCCGCCACTGTGTCCGCCACTGTGACCTGGCACGATGTGTTTTTGGCCACCGTAAATGACGACAGGGCTCTCACAATCGCCAGCACCGCCGCCGCCGCCCTTGGCCTGTCAACACATTCCATGGGCCAGCCGATGCGTTGGTCGGAAGACTTTGGCCGTTTTGGTCTGGATGGCGCCAAGGCGGCGATGGTGTTCATCGGATCGGGCGAAGCCCAGCCACAGTTGCACAATCCCAATTATGACTATCCAGATGGCTTAACCCCTACCGGCGTGGCCCTGTTGGTTGAAATTGTCGACCAGTTGTTGGGCAGGCAGGGCGATGCACATGCCCAGCCAAACATCTCTGGCAACTGACCCCCATGACGGATCACACAAACGAAAGCGCCTGGTGCGAGATTTCCCCGGCGCAGATTTCGCAGAACCTGCGCCACACCCTGGACCGGCTGCCTGCGCGGACCCGGCTTTGTGCCGTAATCAAAGCGGATGCCTATGGGCATGGCATTGAAAACGTGGTGCCTGTGTTGATGGCCCAGGGGGTGAGCCATATCGGGATTTCCTCCAACGGCGAGGCCCGCGCGGTGCGGGCGGCTGGTTTCACCGGCGCAATCCTGCGTCTGCGCACCGCCACACCGGATGAGGTCAAAAGCGCCTTGGGAGAGGATGTCCAAGAGCTGGTGGGTTCAGAGGAGGCTCTACTAGCAATTCGGGGCAGGCTGGGAGAGAAGCCGCTGCCAAAGCTGCATATCTCACTGAATGCCAATGGGATGTCGCGCGATGGCGTAGAGCTGTCGACACCGCAGGGACGGCAAGCCTGTGGCAATATTTTGAAACTGGGAGCGGGGAAGATCGTCGGGCTTTGCACTCATTTTCCGTCTAATCACAGTGATGAGCTGGTGAAAAATATTGCAAGGTTTCAACGGGATATCGCCTGGATCTTTGCCAACAGTGACCTGCGGCGTCAGGACGTTATGATTCACGCCGGCAGCACGTTGACCCTGGTTTCCGGATTGGATCCGCAGGTGGATATGATGCGTTGTGGAGCCATCCTGTTTGGCATCGCCGGTCCCAGCCCGGCGTTCCATCCCGCATTGACGCTGAAATCCCAGGTGATCAGCGTAGGATCCTACCCCAAGGGCAGCACAATCGGCTATGATCGAACCGCAGTTCTGCACCGTGACAGGCGCCTTGCCAGCGTTGCTTTGGGATATGCCAATGGCTACAGCCGTCGGTTTGCCCAAAGCGCCCAGGGGGCTGAGGGTGCCGAAGTGCTGATCCGGGGGCAGAGCTGCCCGGTGATGGGGGCAATTTCGATGAATACCATCGTGGTAGATGTGACGGAGCTGCCCGAGGTTGCAATCAGTGATGAGGTGGTTGCCTTTGGTCAACAGGGCGGGCGAGAGATCGGATCTCAGAGGCTTGAGCAGCTCAGCGGCACCATCATGGCCGATCTCTTTACAGATTGGGGGCGCCGCAATCCACGTATTATCTGTGATCGTATTGCCTTGGATGCCTAGGGCCTGCGGCGCGCGGCAGCAGGTGGTGCTGGTGGCAAACACCTGGGCGCATTAAGCGCCCGGATCTGACAGCAGTTCGGCGCCGCGCAACAGCTCCCGCACTGCGACCTCATCGGTGTCAAAGGCGTCTTTGAACACCTCAACCGC from Phaeobacter sp. G2 encodes the following:
- a CDS encoding LysR family transcriptional regulator — translated: MRQDDPHYEPERIARELDWNLLRTFVVLAESHSVTDAASQLRLKQPSVSTALKRLEDRVGRKLINRSPGYYALTEAGRLLYREAVEINGSVLRLSTLMREMTDDVRGHVRIAVASHVVSPLINQALTGFHRDHPKASLKIEVLSSSKAIAEVAAKRASFAICLVGDHNPNLEYRRMFREYFGLFCGPPHPLFGRKDLTSADLEGHSSVSFETDRLQDVLKPITVMRAQAALGQKITGVSSHLEEVRRMIVSGLGVGPLPIHVAERDVQDGQLWQVPPYEDLPPIDVYLVWSEGATKNRAEQILLDRLIAAIDETPIEQRSYR
- a CDS encoding amino acid ABC transporter ATP-binding protein, which translates into the protein MSEQKPFIDIRHAKKSFGTLEVLKDINLQVDRGQIVAIIGPSGSGKSTLLRAINDLDPLTGGEIWLEDKQINMDLPHGQYERHINKVRQEIGMVFQHFNLFPHLKVRENVTLAPKMLKGLSDAEANALAEEQLTKVGMIERIDYYPSQLSGGQKQRVAIARALAMKPKVMLFDEATSALDPELVEEVNLVMKQLAEEHMTMIIVTHEMGFAESVCDRVLFMDQGVVVEEGPPEVIFRNPKSERTQNFLRKHLAGQHA
- a CDS encoding amino acid ABC transporter permease, producing MDYALMQRVFPFFLDAAWITILLSVLTALLGVTCAILGTAARLSRFPLLRFLGAAYVSLFRGTPALIQLFILYFGGPQIGIQLDAFEAGVIGLGVNVGAYMTETMRGAIISVDKGQGEAARTLGMSKWQAMRNVVLPQAMRLMIRPLGVNLNTLIKSTALVAAISVVELTYTAQRYIGSTYKPFEMFLIAGLLYMIIIYVVGLAVTWADRKARLN
- a CDS encoding aspartate aminotransferase family protein, whose amino-acid sequence is MSNLFYQAQGRRPVLEQARGVYMWDKDGKRYLDGSSGAMVCNIGHSNPEVLTAMRRQMEKSTFGYRLHFETEASERLAQKLAGLMPGDLNRVFFVSGGSEAVESATKLARQYALASEQGSRWKVISRAPSYHGCTLGALALTGYTPLTAPFAPMMQDMPKIPAPRAYLDGLDAEDPATGHYYADMLEAKILAEGPESVLAFIVEPVGGASTGALVPPNGYMERIREICTRYGVLLIMDEVMTGAGRTGSFLGSDHWQAQPDIVVMSKGLGAGYMPLGAVIADERLVAPILAQGGFAHGFTYAGNPLACAAGLAVVNTLEMNGLCDNAAKMGETLLARLNGLMQKHELIGDVRGKGLLTAFEFMADRDSKAPLPARLNAHQRFVDLAYAKGLIIYSRRTRDGTEGDHILVCPPLIVNAEHIDEIIEGLDASLVQFSQDIHAELKAG
- a CDS encoding PaaI family thioesterase; this translates as MGLAFDVAGLDAYMDEIFPQVADDFAVDALSMEGITMRLKVAERHLRPGGTVSGPSMFALADVTVYALVLSRLGAKALAVTTNCSLDFMRKPEAGRDIIAKGQLLKLGRSLAVGDVHMFSEGSDKLVARSTMTYSIPPER
- a CDS encoding transporter substrate-binding domain-containing protein; translated protein: MTSRRTLLKTTLAAGLALATSLTTASFAMAEELGKIKEAGVIRIAMSGAYPPFNFVNDSNEVVGFDPAVGAEIAKRMGVEVEIVTTAWDGIIGGLLANKYDAIVGSMSITEERQQVVDFVGPYYTTKRAIFAKPGGISSAAELSEAKVGLTLGETHEAWAREMGYDVRTYKGLPELLLELEHGRVDVIVNDSIAAILAMKETGQDYVMITDFETEEFGAGIAIRKGSPELAAAMQGALDAMMEDGTYLEIANKWVGGDIR
- a CDS encoding amino acid ABC transporter permease — encoded protein: MGLDFSVIPKYLDIVLLGALWTIAITVGAAVVSFFGGILLAVIALYAPAVVRWPFRVFSFLFLGTPLLLQLFLIYFGLVQIGVDVPAFVAGVIGLGLHFAVYNSELFQASILAVDKGQIEAARTLGLSRMQALRKVVVPQAVRDVIPPIGNNMIALLKDSALVSVIGVSELTLSAQRAIGSTYRPFEFYVLVAAIYYIINLGMEAVLRRVERRIQASK
- a CDS encoding enoyl-CoA hydratase; amino-acid sequence: MAILERHDKNAVAHLQMNAPERLNALSDEMLQALQAQIDVLKDDTSIKAVILSGIGKAFCAGHDIRQMTAGRAAADKGQSYFEGLFARCTSVMLGLQQLPQPVIAQVHGIATAAGCQLVASCDLAIASDDCRFGVNGVNIGLFCSTPMVALSRNIPRKHAFELLTTGEFMSAPRAAELGLINRAVPTAQLEAETRALADKIASKLGAAVKVGKEAYYQQLEMPIEEAYAYTSEVIVTNLMQPDTVEGMQAFIEKRSPDWK
- the asd gene encoding archaetidylserine decarboxylase (Phosphatidylserine decarboxylase is synthesized as a single chain precursor. Generation of the pyruvoyl active site from a Ser is coupled to cleavage of a Gly-Ser bond between the larger (beta) and smaller (alpha chains). It is an integral membrane protein.), giving the protein MQNTPIQVVDRDNGRVFDEVILGEKWIRWAYQDAGSSLIERLLFRSSLISRMFGLWYDSPLSRGKINAVIDELSIDMAEAVRPADDYTSFNDFFARHLRPEARPYSDDPSEIVAPADGRVLVFPKLDKDVFVPVKGHPMSITSMLPGLSEPFLGGALAIVRLCPADYHRYHFPASGQIETTQELAGALHSVNPIALGAGPDVFGENKRCNTLIKNDKIGTYCFSEIGAFGVGSIINTTSSGAVRKMQEKGYFKFGGSTVVVVFQPGQVTFSPDLVENSAKGLETLVKVGQPLATAPL